CTTGGAGATCTTCGACTTGTCGGTGTTGCGCAGCAGCGGCATGTGCGCAAACCTCGGCCGCTCCCAGCCGAGCCAGTCGTAGAGCAGCACGTGCTTGGGTGTGGACGAGATCCACTCCTCGCCGCGCACGACGTGCGTGATCGCCATCTCGTGGTCGTCGACGACGTTGGCCAGGTGGTAGGTCGGGAAGCCGTCGGCCTTCACGATGACCTGGTCGTCGGGCCGCGGTGCCTTGACCTCGCCGCGGATCACGTCGTCGAAGACGAGCGGTACGTCGTCAGGGATGAGCATCCGGACCACCGGCTGCTCGCTGAAGCCGGGCAGGGCGGCCCGCTCCTCGCGGGACTTGCCCACGCAGAGTCGGTCGTAGCCGGTCGGCTGCTTGGCCTTCTGCTGCTCCTCACGCATCTGCGCGAGTCGTTCGGTCGTGCACCAGCAGTGGTACGCGTGGCCGCTGTCGAGCAGCTCAGCGACGTACGGCCGGTAGGTCTCGCCGCGCTCGGACTGCCGGTACGGCGCGTAGGGCCCGCCCTTGTCCGGCCCCTCGTCCCAGTCGAGCCCGAGCCAGTGCAAGGTCTGGAAGACCTGCGCCTCGCTGTCGGCGACGTAGCGCGCCCGGTCGGTGTCCTCGATGCGCAGCACGAACTGGCCGCCCTGCTGTCGGGCGAACGCCAGGTTGAACAGCGACATGTAGGCGGTGCCGACGTGCGGGTCGCCGGTCGGGGACGGCGCGACGCGGACCCGCACCGGGCGCTGGTCCTCAGCCACGGGCTACGACCGGGTTGGTGAGGGTGCCGACCTGCTCCACCGTCACGCTGACCGAGTCGCCGACGGCGAGCCGCCCGACTCCGGCCGGCGTGCCGGTGAGGATGACGTCGCCGGGGAGCAGCGTCATCGCCTGGCTGACGATCGAGACGAGCTCGTCGATGCCGCGCAGCATCTGCGAGGTCCGGCCGGCCTGCTTGAGCTCCCCGTTGACCGTCGTGGTCACCGCGAGGTCGGACGGGTCGAGGTCGGTCGCGACCCACGGGCCGATCGGGCAGAAGGTGTCGAAGCCCTTGGCCCGGCCCCACTGCTTCTCGGTGCGCTGCAGGTCGCGGGCGCTGACGTCGTTGGCGCAGGAGAAGCCGAGCACCACGTCGCGGACCCGCTCCGGTGGCACCTCGCGGCACAGCCGCGAGATGACGACGGCCAGCTCGCCCTCGTAGTCGACCTCCTCCGAGACGCCGACCGGGTACTGGATCGCCTCCCCCGGCCCGACGACCGACGTCGAGGGCTTGAGGAAGATGATCGCCGGCTCGGACAGGTCGACCTGGTGGCCCATCTCCTGCGCGTGCTCGGCGTAGTTGCGCCCGACCGCCACCACCTTGCTGGGCAGCACCGGCGCGAGCAGCCGGACGTCGGCCAGCGGCTGCGGGTCGCCCACGACCTGGAACGGCGCGAAGGGGTGCCCCTCGATCCGCCGCACCGTCAGGCCGCCGCCGTCGGAAGCCGGGTCCGACCCGTCTCCCTCGACGACGCCGAACGATGCACCGTCACCTGTCGTGAACCTCGCGATCCGCACCCGAGCAGGCTACTTGCGGCCATACTGCGCGGATGACGCCGGACTCCCCTGCCAGGCACCGGGGCACCACCCGGAGACGGCGGCCCGGTGCGGTCGCCGCCGTCGTCGTCACCGTCGTCGCGTGGCTCGCGATGGTGCCCGTCGGCTTCTTCTACGCCGCGTCCGGGCTGCTCGTGCCCGGGCCCTACCTGTTCATGCTGTGGGCCGCGTACGTCGTCCTGCTCGTGACGGCCGTCCTGCTGACCCGGCGGCGCTCGTACTGGGTGCTCGCCGTGCCGGTCGTCGGCGGCGTGCTGTGGTGGAGCGTGATCAGCCTCGGCGAGCGCTACCTGGACTGGACCGGCTGAGCCCAGGCGCTGCCGGTTGCCGGCTGCCGGCTGTGCGGAACTGTCTCGCGGTGCTCGATGGCTCCGACACCGCAGGGATCCGGAGTAGACCGTCTCGACCAGACAGCGCCGGCGACGTCTCCGAGGAGACCCGCTCGACGTCAGGGCGGAGTCCCCCCCGACGTCAGAACGGCACGCACTGCATGGCACAACGCGGCACGCGCCCGCGAGCACGAATCACGGCGCAAGGCTGCCCCGCGCCCGAATCCGGCCTCGGTCGATCCGTTGCGCCGCATTTCGTGTCCGCGCACAGGGACCCGGATCGGTTCGCGCGGGAGCGGCACCTCTGTGGCACTTCGGCGTGCCCGTCAGCCAGCGGGTAGAAGCGCCGCCGGCCTAGGGT
This is a stretch of genomic DNA from Actinomycetes bacterium. It encodes these proteins:
- a CDS encoding fumarylacetoacetate hydrolase family protein; its protein translation is MRIARFTTGDGASFGVVEGDGSDPASDGGGLTVRRIEGHPFAPFQVVGDPQPLADVRLLAPVLPSKVVAVGRNYAEHAQEMGHQVDLSEPAIIFLKPSTSVVGPGEAIQYPVGVSEEVDYEGELAVVISRLCREVPPERVRDVVLGFSCANDVSARDLQRTEKQWGRAKGFDTFCPIGPWVATDLDPSDLAVTTTVNGELKQAGRTSQMLRGIDELVSIVSQAMTLLPGDVILTGTPAGVGRLAVGDSVSVTVEQVGTLTNPVVARG
- the gltX gene encoding glutamate--tRNA ligase, which codes for MAEDQRPVRVRVAPSPTGDPHVGTAYMSLFNLAFARQQGGQFVLRIEDTDRARYVADSEAQVFQTLHWLGLDWDEGPDKGGPYAPYRQSERGETYRPYVAELLDSGHAYHCWCTTERLAQMREEQQKAKQPTGYDRLCVGKSREERAALPGFSEQPVVRMLIPDDVPLVFDDVIRGEVKAPRPDDQVIVKADGFPTYHLANVVDDHEMAITHVVRGEEWISSTPKHVLLYDWLGWERPRFAHMPLLRNTDKSKISKRKNPAARLTWFVEQGYLPEALRNFLALMGYSQPDGTEVFAFDDMVRDFDWARVNTVGPVFDLDKLGWLNGHYVRELSVDDLADRIVSHLSRRGVLPAQPTEEQRAVVRAATPLVNERMQVLCEAEGMLGFLLVDERDFHVDVDDAAKVLTEDAVPTLGAALRALEEVAPWATADIEAALRAALVEGLGLKPKVAFGPVRVAATGRRVSPPLFESLELLGRDRSLDRLRAGLALADE